The DNA window GAGGCGCAAGTCATTCCAAGCCTCACGCGTTGGTTCCGCTCTAACGATCTGGCCACGAACGACTGGGCTGTGCGCTACGCCCGCAATTGCGTGCTGCGTGCGTCAGTCGACGACTGGAGCGCCGCGTGGCGCAGCCTTGCCCGCGTTTCTCTCGACGGCAGGCTCCGCGATATTGAAGCACCGACGCGGATCATCGCAGGAGAATGCGATCAATCCACACCGCCTAGCCTGATGGAACGCCTGCTCGTCGCACCGCAGTGCGACTTTACCGTCATTCCTGCTGCCCCACACATGGTGTCGCTTACTCATGCAGAAGAACTCGGCAAGGCGATACTCACGGGAAATTGCGACCGCACTGGCTCGGCTCCCGAATTCTGAGGTAGCCGACTTTGGCCGAAGTAGGGACGAAAGTCGAGCCAACGTTTGCGGTCTTCTTGGGCAGCGAGCAAGCGAAGGGAGAGGCGGCAAAGTGAATGTACCGCGCGCATCGCGGATGAACCGTGCGTTGGTCGAACGGAAGAAGAGCTCACGGAAAGGACTGACACCTAACCGATCTCGGCCAAAAGGCCGTTGTAGAAATTCCGGAGCTTGGCGGACCTTTCATCCGCCATCTTTTGTCCTGTCGGCGTGCAGAAATTGTCGCACAGCTTGAAGAGCTTGGTGCGAAAGTGATCGAGAGCATAAGTACCGTCATCGTGGTCTCTGTTACTCGCGGCGGGATCGGAGATATGATAAAGTGACGCGTTGTGCATCCCCGCTATATACATGCATCGCGCGACTCCGATGAAGCCGATCGCGTCAAGTCGGTCGGCATCCTGAAGAATTCTTGCCTCCAAACTCCCGGGAGAAACTTGCGCAGAAAAACTGTGCGCCTCGATTGCATGGCTCGTTCTCTGGATCTGATCGGTTGCCCACCCAAGATCGGAAAGAACGTTTTCAGCCTTTAGTGCCGCAAGCCGGGACGCCCTGCTGCGTTCAGGCGATTGTTTGTCGACCCAAACGCTGTCGTGTAATAGGCAAGCGGCCAGGAGGATTTCCGTATCTCCGCCTTCGACTGCCAGTATTAGTTCTGCATTGCGCCAAACCCGCAAGAGATGCGCTTGGTCATGTGCGCCATCTCGGTGATCAAAGGCGTGTGGCAGCAGTTCGCGCGCGAGGTCTGGGTGCGGAAATTCGTGGTGCATACAATGCAATTCATACGCTGAGTCTGTCGGGCCGAATACCCAGCATGTGGCCTCCTGGCCGGTCTCTGCAAGTCCAACGCACCGACCAGGCCTTTACCAAGTGGTTTCCCGGAGTCTCGCATTCCAAATGATAGCAAGAAAGAATGTCACAACAGCAAATATGGCGCCAAAGAGGAATGGGGTCGCGCCCGAGGCAGAAACGAGGCCTGAAACGAGCGCGGCAATACACATCTGCAGCGCACCTAGGACACCGCTCGCGGTTCCTGCCGCCGACGCGAATTCCTCAAGCGCGAACGCCTGGGCCGTCCCGTAGCTCCAGGAGAACCCGACCGACCCGGCCGCGACCGGCAACACATAGGCTAATGGCGAATTAATCGAACCGACGCCGTCGATGACCGCAAGCACGCTGCTGCAGAAGAACATCAATAGGAGACCTGCCAGCGTGACTTTCGCCGTTCCAAATCCCTCGGTCATGGGCGCTACCACAAGAGAGGCGAAGATGATCACAACCGCGTTCGCGGTGAAGAACAGCGTGAATGTGCTTTCATGAAGACCGAGGCGATTCATGAGAACCACGGGTGCCACGCCGACATGGCTCATAAGAAACGACAGTCCCACGACGGTGATGACGCCGGGAAGCCAGGCACGCCGGTTTCTGATAACCAACCGGAACGAGATGGCTTGTCTACCCGAGCGCGAATGTCGCAACGTCTCGGTCATCCCCGATCCAGTCACGATCGCTGCTACGCATCCTAGCACAACATATAGCCAGAATACCGAGCGCCATCCGAACAGCAAGATGGGTCCGAGACTTATCAGTGGCGCAAGACTGGTCAATAGATTTAGCGTGGCCGTCAATCCGGCGTATCCCCGGGCCGCGTCACGGCCTTCGTAGAGATCGCGGACGGTCGCGAAGGCACAGACAGTCGTCGCGCTGGCGCCCACGCCCTGCACAACACGTGCGACTAGTAGGACAGGCAAGTTCTGGGACAGGGCGGCAATAATCGAGCCGCTCGTGAAAATAGACAGCCCGCAGAGAGCTACAGTTTTTCGACCCCATCGATCGCTCAGCCGGCCGAAGGGCACCTGTCCAGCCCCCAATGTGATCAGAAAAAAGCTGACTAGCAGACTCGCTCGCTCAGCGCGCACATTGAGATCGGTCGCGACCATATCCACGGCGGGAAGAGCTAGGTCGATACCGAGCGGGCTAAAGGAGACCAGGGTAATCGCAAAGATCATGCCGGTTCGTGATGTCTGGATCATCTTAGCGCCCCCAAGGATCAGGCTGACAGCAACAGCTTCAGCGCGATCGCCCACATGACGAGTCCGACGAGGGCGTCGAGTATTCGCCAAGCATTTGCCCGCGCGAAGACCGGCCGCAGCAGGGACGCTCCATGTCCTAGGCTGAAGAAAAAGAGGAAGGAGGCGGTCGCCGCGCCCATCGCGAAGACCATCTCGCTGCCCGGAAAACGGGTCGAAACGGCGCCCAGCAGGAAGACGGTGTCCAGGTAGACATGCGGGTTGAGCCAGGTCATCGCCAGGC is part of the Roseovarius sp. THAF9 genome and encodes:
- a CDS encoding multidrug effflux MFS transporter translates to MIQTSRTGMIFAITLVSFSPLGIDLALPAVDMVATDLNVRAERASLLVSFFLITLGAGQVPFGRLSDRWGRKTVALCGLSIFTSGSIIAALSQNLPVLLVARVVQGVGASATTVCAFATVRDLYEGRDAARGYAGLTATLNLLTSLAPLISLGPILLFGWRSVFWLYVVLGCVAAIVTGSGMTETLRHSRSGRQAISFRLVIRNRRAWLPGVITVVGLSFLMSHVGVAPVVLMNRLGLHESTFTLFFTANAVVIIFASLVVAPMTEGFGTAKVTLAGLLLMFFCSSVLAVIDGVGSINSPLAYVLPVAAGSVGFSWSYGTAQAFALEEFASAAGTASGVLGALQMCIAALVSGLVSASGATPFLFGAIFAVVTFFLAIIWNARLRETTW
- a CDS encoding HD domain-containing protein translates to MHHEFPHPDLARELLPHAFDHRDGAHDQAHLLRVWRNAELILAVEGGDTEILLAACLLHDSVWVDKQSPERSRASRLAALKAENVLSDLGWATDQIQRTSHAIEAHSFSAQVSPGSLEARILQDADRLDAIGFIGVARCMYIAGMHNASLYHISDPAASNRDHDDGTYALDHFRTKLFKLCDNFCTPTGQKMADERSAKLRNFYNGLLAEIG